A part of Variovorax sp. HW608 genomic DNA contains:
- a CDS encoding SDR family oxidoreductase — MDTTRLFSLEGRTALITGGSRGIGRMIAEGFLAQGARVYISARKADACDQTAKELSAFGHCVSLPADVSTLEGAQALVDAYAKHEDKLDILVNNAGAAWGAPYDEFPESGWDKVVDLNLKTPFFLTKALTPMLRKAATDHLAKVINIASIDGISVNPQETYSYAASKAGLIQLTRRMALRLAQDRIVVSAIAPGAFASNMNKEARDHADEIKGHIPAGRIGEPEDMAGAAIYLASRAGDYVMGSTLVVDGGVTHAR, encoded by the coding sequence ATGGACACCACCCGACTCTTCTCGCTCGAGGGCCGCACTGCCCTCATCACTGGCGGCTCGCGCGGCATCGGCCGCATGATCGCCGAAGGCTTTCTGGCACAGGGCGCGCGCGTCTACATTTCGGCGCGCAAGGCCGATGCCTGCGACCAGACCGCCAAGGAGCTTTCCGCCTTCGGCCACTGCGTTTCGCTGCCGGCGGACGTCTCCACGCTCGAAGGCGCGCAGGCGCTCGTCGATGCCTACGCCAAGCACGAAGACAAGCTTGACATCCTCGTCAACAACGCCGGCGCCGCCTGGGGCGCGCCCTACGACGAGTTTCCGGAAAGCGGCTGGGACAAGGTCGTCGACCTCAACCTGAAGACGCCCTTCTTCCTGACCAAGGCGCTCACGCCGATGCTCAGGAAGGCAGCGACCGACCACCTCGCAAAGGTGATCAACATCGCGTCGATCGACGGCATTTCGGTCAACCCGCAGGAAACCTATTCATACGCCGCGAGCAAGGCCGGCCTGATCCAGCTCACTCGCCGCATGGCACTGCGCCTGGCGCAGGACCGCATCGTGGTCAGCGCGATCGCTCCGGGCGCGTTCGCGTCGAACATGAACAAGGAGGCGCGCGACCACGCCGACGAGATCAAGGGCCACATCCCCGCCGGCCGCATCGGCGAGCCGGAGGACATGGCCGGCGCGGCGATCTACCTGGCCTCGCGCGCGGGAGACTACGTGATGGGGTCGACGCTCGTCGTCGATGGCGGCGTGACCCACGCAAGGTAA
- a CDS encoding pseudouridine synthase, with protein sequence MTLRALPLPVRDGVGPSCVVLPAGDWPTVLDYFVHRFTAVTRAQWQSRMGAGEVVDAHGVPITETRRFEAQLRIYYYRQLDSEPRVPFEEQVLFHDEHLLAVDKPHFLSISPVGKYVQETLLVRLKRKLGIDELVPLHRIDRETAGVVLFSVQRASRGAYVQLFAERMIEKRYEAIVHRSADFAPPAVRVSRLEDDDTHFMRMREVPGEPNAKTRIEVLGTGTDWAHLSLSPVTGRRHQLRVHCQALGMPIRNDAIYPVLRPEGCDDYERPLQLLARELRFRDPLSGVERFFASKRSLALPPR encoded by the coding sequence ATGACCCTGCGCGCACTGCCGCTCCCCGTGCGAGACGGCGTCGGCCCGAGCTGCGTGGTGCTGCCCGCGGGCGACTGGCCGACCGTGCTCGACTACTTCGTGCACCGCTTCACCGCCGTCACGCGAGCGCAATGGCAGTCGCGCATGGGCGCGGGCGAGGTGGTCGACGCACATGGCGTGCCGATCACCGAAACGCGGCGCTTCGAAGCGCAGCTGCGCATCTACTACTACCGCCAGCTCGATTCCGAGCCCCGCGTGCCGTTCGAGGAGCAGGTGCTCTTTCACGACGAGCACCTGCTCGCGGTGGACAAGCCGCACTTCCTCTCGATCTCGCCGGTCGGCAAGTACGTGCAGGAAACGCTGCTGGTGCGCCTCAAACGCAAGCTGGGCATCGACGAACTCGTGCCGCTGCACCGCATCGACCGCGAGACCGCCGGCGTCGTCCTCTTCTCGGTGCAGCGCGCCAGCCGCGGCGCATACGTCCAGCTCTTCGCCGAACGCATGATCGAGAAGCGCTACGAGGCGATCGTGCATCGCAGCGCCGACTTCGCGCCGCCCGCGGTGCGGGTCAGCCGCCTCGAAGACGACGACACCCACTTCATGCGCATGCGCGAAGTCCCCGGCGAGCCCAATGCGAAGACGCGCATCGAAGTTCTCGGCACCGGCACGGACTGGGCGCATCTGTCGCTCTCCCCCGTCACCGGCCGGCGGCACCAGTTGCGGGTGCATTGCCAGGCGCTCGGCATGCCGATCCGCAACGACGCCATCTACCCCGTGCTGCGCCCCGAAGGCTGCGACGACTACGAGCGCCCGCTGCAATTGCTGGCGCGCGAGCTGCGCTTTCGCGATCCGCTCAGCGGCGTGGAGCGCTTCTTCGCCAGCAAGCGGTCGCTCGCACTGCCGCCAAGGTGA
- a CDS encoding leucine-rich repeat-containing protein kinase family protein, whose amino-acid sequence MSLLDPLRAGQLEGTRRLDLRGCGLRELPREVFDLADTLEVLDLSGNALGTLPDDLHRLTQLRVLFCSDNPFTEMPAALGRCARLDMVAFKANRIRSVPAASLPPQLRWLILTDNQIESLPAELGRRPRLQKLMLAGNRLRALPPEMAACQALELVRIAANEFDALPAWLLSLPRLSWLAFSGNPFDDGPELAAMNAVPTEAVPWRQISLRHKLGEGASGVIHQADWQRADGNTQAVAVKLFKGEVTSDGWPHSEMAACIAADRHPNLIEVLGRIHDHPEGTPGLVLKLVDPAFRNLAGPPSLQSCTRDVYADDARWSVGAAWRMAGGIASAVAQLHAHGIVHGDLYAHNMLWNGEGDVMLGDFGAACFLPRDDEATSRTLQRIETRAFGCLLEELLAHCEPAAGGGEARHELLTQLQSRCMDANIAARPAFSEIASLLLA is encoded by the coding sequence ATGAGCCTGCTGGACCCGCTGCGCGCGGGCCAACTCGAGGGAACGCGGCGGCTGGACCTCCGGGGCTGCGGCCTTCGCGAGTTGCCGCGCGAAGTCTTCGACCTCGCCGACACGCTGGAAGTGCTCGATCTCTCGGGCAATGCACTCGGCACGCTGCCCGATGACCTGCACCGGCTGACGCAACTGCGCGTGCTGTTCTGCTCCGACAACCCGTTCACCGAAATGCCGGCGGCGCTGGGCCGATGCGCCCGGCTCGACATGGTCGCCTTCAAGGCCAACCGCATCCGCAGCGTGCCGGCCGCATCGCTGCCGCCGCAGTTGCGCTGGCTGATCCTCACCGACAACCAGATCGAATCGCTGCCCGCCGAGCTCGGCCGCCGGCCGCGCCTGCAGAAGCTGATGCTCGCGGGCAATCGCCTGCGCGCGCTGCCGCCCGAAATGGCCGCCTGCCAGGCGCTGGAGCTGGTCCGCATTGCCGCCAACGAATTCGACGCCCTGCCCGCATGGCTGCTTTCGCTGCCGCGCCTCTCGTGGTTGGCCTTCTCGGGCAATCCGTTCGACGACGGGCCGGAGCTTGCGGCGATGAACGCGGTGCCGACCGAAGCGGTTCCATGGCGGCAGATCTCGCTGCGCCACAAGCTCGGCGAAGGCGCCTCCGGCGTGATCCATCAGGCGGATTGGCAGCGCGCCGACGGCAACACGCAAGCCGTCGCGGTCAAGCTCTTCAAGGGCGAGGTGACCAGCGACGGCTGGCCGCACAGCGAAATGGCCGCATGCATCGCGGCCGACAGGCATCCGAACCTCATCGAAGTCCTGGGCCGCATCCACGACCACCCCGAAGGCACACCCGGCCTCGTGCTCAAGCTGGTCGATCCGGCCTTCCGCAACCTGGCCGGTCCGCCGAGCCTGCAATCGTGCACGCGCGATGTGTATGCCGACGACGCGCGCTGGTCCGTCGGGGCCGCGTGGCGCATGGCGGGCGGCATCGCTTCGGCCGTCGCGCAACTGCACGCGCACGGCATCGTGCATGGTGACCTGTACGCGCACAACATGCTCTGGAACGGCGAAGGCGATGTGATGCTCGGCGACTTCGGCGCGGCGTGCTTCCTGCCGCGCGACGACGAGGCGACCAGCCGCACGCTGCAACGCATCGAAACGCGCGCCTTCGGCTGCCTGCTCGAAGAGCTGCTGGCGCATTGCGAACCTGCTGCAGGAGGCGGAGAGGCGCGCCACGAGCTGCTCACGCAGCTGCAGTCGCGCTGCATGGATGCGAACATCGCGGCCCGCCCGGCTTTCTCGGAAATCGCCTCTCTCCTCCTCGCATGA
- a CDS encoding M48 family metallopeptidase, whose product MRALLQFTLDLFDPPAPAPVRSPQQQPPKQPQRPTLDDDAQQHPPATPLADVRSRVSFIHPRASREVVLGNARVAYEFTRGRRRTIGFVVGAEGLSVRAPRWVALRDVDAAVVEKSGWILRKLSETQQRQDRLEATRIDWKDGVSFPFLGQQVTVRLDPHHAFEGVGAVLDATASEGPPTLRIALANNATPAQIRDAAQAWLMRQARRIFIERLEHFAPRLGVRWKKLSLSNAATRWGSASADGGIRLHWRLVHFRMSVIDYVVAHELSHLRVMDHSPRFWETVESVVPDYELLRRQLKDEAVPRW is encoded by the coding sequence ATGCGCGCGCTGCTGCAGTTCACGCTCGACCTGTTCGATCCGCCCGCGCCTGCGCCCGTGCGCTCGCCGCAACAACAGCCCCCCAAGCAGCCGCAACGGCCCACCCTCGACGACGACGCACAGCAACACCCACCCGCGACCCCGCTCGCCGATGTGCGGAGCCGGGTCAGCTTCATCCACCCGCGCGCGAGCCGCGAAGTCGTGCTCGGCAACGCCCGCGTCGCCTACGAATTCACGCGCGGCAGGCGCCGCACCATCGGCTTCGTCGTCGGTGCCGAAGGCCTGTCGGTGCGCGCACCGCGCTGGGTCGCGCTGCGCGACGTCGATGCCGCCGTGGTCGAAAAGTCCGGCTGGATCCTGCGCAAGCTCTCCGAAACCCAGCAGCGGCAGGACCGGCTCGAAGCCACCCGCATCGACTGGAAAGACGGCGTCAGCTTTCCCTTCCTGGGCCAGCAGGTCACCGTGCGGCTCGATCCGCACCATGCCTTCGAGGGCGTCGGCGCCGTGCTCGACGCCACCGCCAGCGAGGGCCCACCGACCCTGCGCATCGCGCTCGCCAACAACGCCACGCCGGCGCAGATCCGCGACGCCGCACAGGCCTGGCTCATGCGGCAGGCGCGGCGCATCTTCATCGAGCGCCTCGAACACTTCGCGCCGCGCCTCGGAGTGCGGTGGAAGAAGTTGAGCCTCTCGAACGCCGCCACCCGCTGGGGCAGCGCGAGCGCCGACGGCGGCATCCGGTTGCATTGGCGGCTGGTGCACTTCCGCATGTCCGTCATCGACTACGTCGTCGCCCACGAGCTGAGCCACCTGCGCGTGATGGACCACAGCCCGCGCTTCTGGGAAACAGTCGAAAGCGTGGTGCCTGACTACGAACTGCTGCGCCGGCAGCTCAAGGACGAGGCGGTGCCGCGCTGGTGA